GATAGCCTAGGGGGAGTGAAAAATTAATGATGGAGTTCAATGGGAGAAAACCCATAGGAGTGAAGAGAGTCAACTCACCTTCTGACCCACAGCAACAGGAACCGACTCTGCTTCAGTTCCAAAGACCAACTGCGAGCGCCGAGAGTAGAAAAGATGCAACTTGTCCGGACTACGGCTCATATTGGTATAGTATTGCTCAACAAAATACCAACCAACTTCATCCTTAGAGATCGCATTCTTTTGCTCACTAGAAGGGACATTGGTGGGAGTGGTAGATTGCGCTGGCTGGAAATTCGAGGCATTGTTCGCAACAGCATGGGCATGATTGTAAGATTCATGATAGGCGTGGGGCACAGGGTAATTGCCATTAACGGGGGCTTGAGTATCGGCCATTGTGTTATCGAAGAAGCTGTTGAAGGTCGGGATGGGGATAGAAGCAGAGATTGTCTAGGGTGTCGTAAGAGGTAGAAAGTAGAGGTATATGACCAATGAGCCTCTATATGATGAAGAGTAGAGGCTAAAAAATCCAGTGACTTTTCGTCGTTCGCTTTGACTAAACCATCATGTCTGTCAGTAATTTGAAGGCCAAGTGTATCGCAGGAGAAAAAGTGGGGAAGATCAATTCTCACAATGCTAGAAAAATAATCAATAGACCCTTATAGATGCAACAGATGAGGGTAAAGGAGAAAGTCTGCGTTAAAGCGTTTGCGTCGTAGTGGTGCAAAAGAGAGATAGAGGAAGATTCTTGTGCGATTTCCAATCAAGTCAATTTTGCGAAGAAGGcgggaaagagggaagataATCGAAAGGAACCGAACACGTCGAAGATCGATGGGGAGAAGGTAATCAACAGGGAAAATCTGATGAATGGCGAGTCGTCGAAAAGAGAATGGGATAAGAAGGTGGTAGGTAGGTAGCTAACAGCTGGAgtaggaaagaggaaaagagagggaaagtCGACGGGATGCTTAGCAGTTTGCAAAATGAGTTGACCATGGACTTGAAAGGTCGGTTGCAGTGCGGCGCCTCTTAGCGCCCCATTTCCTTACCTTACCGCCTGCCTAACTCGCGGGTAGATCTCCATCGGGCATTCCGTTTACATCACCGAAACCTGGGTGAATCACCCGTCAGTATAGCAGCCAATGCGAATAGAATTCCAGCTCCTACATTCAACTGTAGGGGAATCTAAGGGACCAAATCAGAACTTGCAACCATCCACTGAGGCATGCTGAAACTGCTTCTATCGAAAAGATGACTATCATCAACGAAGAACTATAGTCGTACACCAGTCACATTAAGGTCTATTGACACTTCTGAGTAAGTAGTTACACTCATCGACGACGATAACTCAATCAGAAGGTCGCAATGGatgaggaaaagaaaagaaagaaagaaagaaaggagaagaaaaaagaccaTAACATCGGAAATAAATAGCTGGCTTGGAAGAGGGGTATGATGGACATGAGAGGGCAAGCTTCTCATCAACGATGACGTATAGCAGGTACAGAGACTCATTCACAAGGTTCACCAAAGAAAGCCGCGAATCACGCAATATGAGCAAGCAGAGGGAATTATTCAGGGAAACAGGTGctcagaaaagaaaaaatgaaaatgaaaagaattAAGGACCAAACATAGATATCAACTCAAGGCGTTTATACGAAACTTATCGGGTAGACCACAGATCGTCTACGAGCTTGTAGATTCAGCAGCGGCCTTCTCGTTCAAAACTGGCTTGCGCATGATAGCATCCTGGCCAGTCATTCTCCGGTCAAGTGCTCGTTCCACCTTCGCACTCAGCGCCAGCTTGCTCAAGTTATCGCTCTTTTCGGGAGTAGGGACGAAGCGTTGCTTCTGAAGAGGTTTATTCTCCAGGCGCTCCAGTCCGTCACGCAAGTGATGGAATTCAGCCAAACGAGGATCGCCGCTTGGTAGGCTTCCAATGGTGCCTGACGAAGCAATCGAAGGGTTCCCGCTTACGGTCGAAAATCTTTTCGACGCTCGAGTCTAGACCCATGGTCAGAGAATCCGGTCCAACACAGATGAATCTTAACCGGTGAACCTACGGAAGGGGCCATGATCGGTCTCTCAGAATCAAGCGAGTGATGTCTAGCCATGATAATATTGGTACTGTGACAAGGGTCCTTGTAGGCCGACCACCGAAAACAATGAGTGGCTGTGGTTGAGAATCAAGAGTAGGCAAACGAGTGCTAAACTACCCAGGTAGCAGTCTGCCGAGGTTAGTACATTGcagaaaaaattttatttcgAATTTCGCGAACACgataaataaaagaagatattACTAGAATGGATAAGGGGTAAATGATAGTAAGCGGAAATAAATTAGACTGTACAGATCATATGGGGCAAGCGGCAAAACTGGCAGTCAATTAAAACATACCTTAAAATACAGAGTGAGACTCTGACCCCTAGTACAATGTATCGCGGGGCGACCTAGAACTAAATCAAAGGTCTGGGAAAGGATTAAAGTGAGAAATTGAGCAGATAGAGGAGAGAGGGCTTGTCGCTGAGGCCAAGGAGACCCGTACGTAGACCAAGTGACATGCAGGAGAGGATTCAGGAGAGCCGAAGGCAACGGATGACAATGTGGGTCTCTCTCTGCTACTGTGTGCACTCAAGAGGATTAAACTCGGCCACGCGGGAATCGTTGGCCGTTGACcagttccttttttttcccttttttttttatatataccctttctttcttcttcaagaggATTTtacaacaaagaaagatatatagttcaATCTTAATCCAGAACCAACGATCTATTGGCGTAGTCATGATGTGTAAGGATGACGGTTAAATACACGATTAAATACTCCGTCAAACTGACCCTATGGTAATCCTGAAAATGCTGATCATCCATTCCTGTCttggaaaataataaaagaatataaaaaaagggttCTTCAGCTAAGTCAGAGGGTGCTTTTTTTTCCCTGTCTGTCAGTGTGTTAACGTGTGTTAACAGTAAAGAAGACAAAACGGAGATACGTAACTACCACAGTCAATTTGCTGACTAAgtgaggatgttgagttGAAATGTTTTTCTTTGCCGCCCCCCCCCTTCTTTGGTTTAAGTAGCATCTGAAGCAAAGGTTCCACGTTCTTTCAGCAGCTAGGTACGTACAGCtacatagatatattttattagactGCCAGTGCAGAGGCCCTTGGCAGCCATTCAGGTTGATCCTCTGTTACACCCGCGACTATAGTGGAAACTAGAAGCTGAGCATCTTGGTCTTCATGTCTTTGGGGAAGGGTGGGACCGGATAGGTATCATAGAaataatcttcttcttccatttttcctttctatcaGTAGTAGCCTGAATATGTCTAgtacagtatatatatatattaaggTCAAGCGTTAAGAACCAACAGCGTGGAATTCGCCCCCGCCATGACTTCATGGATTTCTAGCACTACTTTACCTAGCTATACGTACTATGTAGTATACTGATTACATACACCACTCGTAGATTACCTCCAGCAAGTGATAGGATAAGCGGTGTAGAAAGCGGTCTTGGATCACCGATTCTTTCCCACGAACCCTTGTTCACGATTAAAAAAACACACAGGAACTACAAGTATTTACAGGACTTTCCGATTTTTAAATTCATTAAACCCCTTTCAAAATCGATACTTATTTCAAAcctataaaaaaaagttgtCTGGTGTAAAATGCCGAAGCCAAAGTCTCTTCTGAAAGACTCCAAAGCtaagaacaaaaggaaaaccacTCAACAGGTACCGTATTCACGACATTCAGACATTTCCCTTTACCCATGCGCTTGCTCATTCTTGACAGGCTCCTGAGACTGCAGATGAGTTCTTAGCTGGTGAGTCTTTCTGGAACCCAGACTTGCATCACTGTCCTACTATGTCCTAGATGGATAGAGACTGTAGAATCCACCATCGTTGCAGCCATTGCTAAACTAGTGCAGTTGGCGTCGAACAGGAAGAGGCTGGCGAAAAATGGCGAGCTGGTGACGCAGCAAAATCTATGCGCTTTTTTATGCGCGCCATTGCAACTTATGATAACGGCCTTAAAAAGTACCCTCATGCATTTGACTTGGCATACAACAAGTATGTAAGCAGCCAGCTCTATCCTCACAGTTAGATGCATAAGTGGGCACGCCATTGCAATCAGCGACATAAGCTTACCATCAAATAGAGCAAGAGTTCAATATGAAATCACCCAGCACCCCAAGTTGGCTGCACAGCTGCCTGCTCCACTAGCAGATATTTTGAACATAACACTACAGTCTCATAGGGAGGCCCTCAATCTAGATCAAGACAATGCGGATGCTCTATTCAACACCGCTCAAGTGCTCACAAGCCTTGCTGAGGTAGTCACGGATACCAAACATCCGTCTGACACACAGCTTTGCCGGGCAGTCAAATACCTGCAGGAGGCAATAGAGCTCTTCCAACGTTGTCTCATCATTCAAGAGATGCGTTATACTGAAATGCAGGAACAGATCAAATTGATGGAGTCTGGAAATGTGGGTCCACGCGAGGAAGAAATGCAAGAGCAAACCATGCAGGAAAGCACAGAGAATGCAGGTGAATCGAGGCCTTCTGATCAACAAGAGCAATGGGCTGCTGTGATTGAGCCAGTGACCAAGGATACCCTCGTCGACACAGCGGTGGCACAGTTGGAGACGCTCACAACTCTCTGCAACTTGCTTACCTTTAATCCCGGAGTCGGACTTGGTTGGGTTGAAGAATCCTCTGCAGACTTGCTCCAAGAGAAGATCTCTGCATACGTTGAGGGTTCTAGCAGACACTACGAAGCATCTTTGGCCCGTGCCAAATTTACCTGCGCTCTGAACGAGGTGTTGTACCGAAGCGGGCGAATCGATGTTGAAACTTATCAAACAGAAATCGCACATGTCTTTGGTCCTGATCTAGACCTCTCTGCGGACCCCGAAGGCCTCTGCAGCAAAGCAGATGCGCTCACGTCGTTCAACACGGCCGTTACGGATTTGCCTCCCTCGCACGACCATGAGGTGTTTAAAAATTCACTAATTTTGCGGTGGCAATCGCTATCAGCTGCTTTGGATGCCTTGACGAAGGCTTCCAAACTTCCTGATGCAGATAACCTGCCCAGAATTCATGTTGCACGAGGAGACGTAGAGATGAACAGGTGGAGACTCGGCATGTCTCCGTGGGAATACACCATGGCTCAACAAAATGCCACTGTTCTCCTCCGGAACGCTCAAACATATTATCGAGGCGCCGCAGCTCTCGCACGCAGAGATGGGAATGCAGACGAAGAACGTGATGGAACATGCAAGGAAGCCCTGGCAGCCGCTTTAGAAGGCCAGAAAGACAAATTGCAACAGCTCAAAGCCACCGCATTTAAGGAGCTTATGATCGTTGCAAAAGATGTGGTGGATGACGGGTGGGTAAGCCCCCGGGATATGGAAGCACTACTGTCGTAAATCTGTCCCATTTATCAGGTCAGTAATGCAGCTCTTTCGCGCATGGTCACGTTCTGCACGCCATAGACAACAAGCATGTAGTCACCAATCATATGTCCGATCTAGctttgacttcttcttccatctgtAAAGCCTCCTTGCGAAGATTGTTCTCCGCACTAAACTGCGTAGCAGCTGTCGCAGCACCCTCCAAGTCTGCAACCACAGACTCAAGGCTTGACAGCAGATCCTCAATCTCTGATCTCTGAGACTGGACCCGCTGAGACAACGCCACGTTTTGGTTCTGGGTAGACTCTATGTTCTCATTCAAAGCCGTTTGAGCTTCCTGCAAATGCGGAGCAAGACGTGCGCGATATAGTTCCTCTGGAGTCAGCGTATGGGGCCTAAAAGGAAAATTAGCGCAAAGTTGGCTCCATGATAAATTCTTAAGATTGATGGGAAAAGGCctccaaaaagaaagaaagaaaagaaaacgaagacaaaggaaaaaagaaagccatACGCAACATCCCCCTGTCCCTGTCCACGATCTCTCCTATGTCTTGCCTCCCCCATCAACCTATCCAACTCATTCAACTGCCTTATCGCATCTCTTTCGTGTATGATATCTTCGAACTCAGCCCTTGCACTTTCCTCCAACTTCGCATTCAGCTGTCTCCAAACCGACTCTAGACTCGCCGGAACATGTTTCGCAGGGGTGGGAAAGCACCCGGAGAAGTTGGCATAGGAATTTGCTCGCAGTGTACGCAACAATGCCTGGTTGAATGTCTTCTGTAGCACGGTAGCGCGCGGGCCGGGTGTTAGAGGGACTGGCGCTGGTGGGGGCGGAGAGGGCGAAGCGTCTTGTCTGGAGGGATTGAGATTGTTGCTGTTATCTTCGGccattgtctttgttttATTCCTCGGTCCAGTTTACTCCAATCTATCCTCCTTTTCTGTTATGTCTTTTGGCTGGCGTATGTGATCGTGTTGTGTGGATAAGTATGGTTTGAAAGGTATAGGCCAATGTCCTACAAGGGAACGCGTCAGTCACATGATCGGCTTAGATCTGCAGTGGGTCCGAGAGATTATCGACCCTACATGATCAAATACACAGTACCTACTCCAGGccttcgctttctcttcGTTCGGCAAGATGTACAGCATGCGTGGGTGCCAGTCTCTCGTTGGAAGGGGTTAACCGACTTTACGTTatttcatcatcatctctatCGTCATGACGCTGGTGTCGATGGTGGGATTTGCATTGCCTATGTATATGCATATATGTCAACCAGAATTTCACCTATAGATTACTCTATAGAGACACCTCTTAGTGTCCGGACATTTTTAGGTAGTTGAATGGGATAATTTATTTCCAACAACATATTACTTTACAATCACTTCATCTACCTGATATCCATGGGTTCCATATGCCCTATTTACTCCATGAACTTTGAATACTTATATACCGCGGATCCAAATAGTATTGGAACTAGCGAGTCAAACGACGAACACTGTCGTTCGAACTGTAAGTCTGTTCTACATGTCCTTCGTATTCTTCTCGATTTCTGTATCCAGGGTCTCTCACTAGACTGCCTCTCCTGAAATCCCGATAAACCGTCTTGAATGCCGGCCATGAGATGGACATATAGATAATACTGTTCCAGAATCCCTGGAGCGGAAGAACAAAGCTCGATACATAGTTCAGAGCAAAGTTGTGGGAATTAGGATAGGCAAGTGAATATGCCCGGTTGACCGTCGAAGGAACCTGCGAACCATTAGCCATATTTTCACCTAGAGTTGAGCATAGTAGTTACGAACCCAGGTGACAATCAAGGCAACGAAGAAGAGCATCGCATACTTGGTATAAGCCCAAGCCGCCGTACTTGTATCGGACATTGCGCGGCGGCGGGACCACGACTCTGAATGGGAATGTTTTATTGCTTTTAACGGGAGGCCGCTAGACTGTCTGCTCATGAAGCCGCCCTCGATGGTGACAGAGTACGGGTTGTAGAATGGGGAGACGGGGTTACACAGTTCTTCGGCAGTGGGGCAACTCCCTTGTTGAGAGCGTGTAATTTCACTGGTGACGCGGATTTCCGTTGTTGGCCTAGTATGGGTAGGCTCGAGGGGGCGTTGGGTATCGCGCATCTCGAACCCCTCGTAGTGTTCGGAGGTCGGCTCGCCTTCATACCTGGGATAGGAATCCGCCGAGTCGAGGTTGCCAAGCTGCCGCAATTGGCGTCGCCTTTCCCAAATGACACTACCCGTGCGGATATAGATGGCCAACGTCAAAGCAATAAAGAACCAAACTGGACCGTAGAAGACCGCGATCCGTAGCCAGTCCCAGGTCTGCGAAACCCAACACCAGAGCTACAGCTATGTGTGAGGACTAGTCTATCTCACTAGGTTCGGTCACTTACCACCGCATAACCGTAGACCTTGCCCCGGGCCTTGGTCTTAATGAAAAAGTACGCGAGGGAGGGGATGAAAGGTAATCCGTAGCAGAAGAGGACATACTTCCACTCTAGCCGTCGTAATTGTTCGGAGTTGTATTTGTAAAAGAATGTTAAGTAGACATTACAGGCCATGGCAAAAGTCCATAGGGCATCGGCGGGCATGAACCTGTCATGGATCAGCAGTTTGCCAAGTGAACTACCATTTTGTCTCTCGGCTTCTTGGAGCTAACCATTGGATCAGGAAGGCCTGGAACTGACACAGGGGACTGTTGAGCCCCATGTGAATGCCTGACTGAGAGATGACGGTTGCGATGTTGGTCATTAAGTTGCCCCAGGAGGCGTAAAACACCAGACGGTTGATGGGCTTGCGAAAGGCACTTGAACCGAGGAACGAGATGACGATAATGGCGGTGCCGGTCAAAGAGATGGCCGAGCAAACCCGTTCGGTTGCTGAGATGGCGTATAGTTGTTGTTCCGACAGAGACATTGCGAAAAGACCATGCTGAACCcagaagcaaaaagaaaggagaaaaaaaaaacaaaattgGTATCTGGGTATCACGCGCAGAAAGCCACAATCCAAATAGCTATACAGAAGCAAAATCCGGTATCATATACGTAGGGACGAACCAAGCCCCTTGTCATCTATCACCCGAGGGGCAATATAGCAAGCAAATCAAtcaggaagaacaagaccaGCTCTAGCGGGCGAGGACGCCCAAGGAGGGAGTAAAAGATTTGACGTGTATCGGGAGGTACATCGCACAAGAGTATCATTTATGGACACACAGTCCTCTTTAAAACATGACGAAATGAAAGTATATGGAGAAATCACCCATGGCCAGACAAAGGGATCAGAGGGTCCCAGCGAGGGTCAACCTTTCATAAGTTGGGGTAGATGGAACCGCAATTGTTCTCTCGCCTCCACATGAGTATATACTATACGAACGCTCATTTGTGGGGTGGGAGTGAAAGGATCCTTTGGGTCTTGGACACTGGTAAAGTTTGTTCCGAAAAAGGCTACGATTAGTTTATGTATgatgaaaaaagaaaaccctTCCATTTCTTACTTTTCGCCCTATCACGCACCTCGGTTCTTGAACGATGGGTACGGAGCATGGCGTAcataacaatatatatatgtatcaatcaagaaataacgaaaagagaaaaagaaagaaactccAATCAAAATTGCTCGATAGTATTATTGATTCGGGAATTCTGGTGAGGACTGGTCACACGCTTTGTAGGGCATTATTACTCCTACCCTCGTTGGTGGAAGTAGataacctttttttttttttacagTCAACGGTTTtttgtaaaaaaaaaaaaaaaaaaaagacaattAATTGCTGCCCCGGCTCATGACCTATCGGTGCTTTGACAATCTTTACTGGTCCTGTCCTGCAGAAGCATAAGTGTATATAGAGGTACATTGAACATATCTacttatatatcttttatatgTACTCCTCTTTGGAGAGTCCCTTGCGTGACATCCCTTAAGGCTGGTCCGACCTTTAATTCCCGAAAGGGGAATCCCCATTCATTCCCACCCTCAATAAGCAGCCTCTTAGATCTCCATGCGGGTGGCAAAAAGTGACCATGGCTCTAACTATTCTGTAATGAGTTATGTCTGCCTTAGTGTAGCAAATAGTATTTACAGAGAAATGGTAATCCCGtgtgaatgaatgaatgtaTGCCCTACCAGGCCAAGTCCgactggaagagaaaagaaaggtacCGGCAAATAAACGCCACGAAAGCCCTGTGGTCAACACGAAACAAAGAGCAATCGTTCCTTAGCTTGCGTTTTGCACAGCCAGTGGTGGGCGTATGACCCACGGTTGTTGCAAGAACAAAGGGACGTGTGTATCATGTATGGCTCGAAAATATATCCTCCCCGACTCCAGCCTTGGCCCAATAGACAACCGTCCTTGAGAGAAGTAGGGTAATCGATTATGATCCCGGTGAACCGCGAGATAACAAAGGggggcaaaagaaagagatagagaaagaaaaagagaaaaagccatGGTTAGCGGTAGCTGAGCCCTGATTAATCGACCCAGTCTTTCATTTCAATATGAAGGCTAGTAGGGTTTCGGCTCAAAACTACCGCGATTCATATGCCATGTCGCATAGGCATCCTAATAATGGAAAATACGAACATGGCATTCTATTCGGAATATGGTGGTGTAGATCGCTGTGCGTGGCCATGCAACGAACTGTACAGCCCGGATAAACAAACTAGTATAAGTATTTAGTGCGAATTTTGTTCTCAGCTATAACGCCATGCTCCCTCCCAATCTAAGACAGATCCATCGTCTCATCATTTCGGTCAGCAAATGGtaagggaaaataaaaaagggaaaagaaaagaaaggcgcAGTAACGAAACGAAAAGTCCCTGATTCATTGATACGCCTGCTGGGAAGTAACCATCCCTCCGTACCCGGACatttgttgttgttgctgctgctgctgctgctgctgcagcaGCTGTGCCTGCATTTGAGGCAGATCGTGGAACCACGGGTGCTGCAGTGCATCGTGAGCGCTAACTCGCATCTCTGGTCGAAGTTGAAGCATCCTGTTTAGCAAATCGAGCCCAAGAGGATCGATTTGGGGCAAGATAAGGCCTAGATCTTGTGTCGCATAGACATGGAAATTGGGCTTGTATTCTGGCAATTGAGAGATACCGGGCCACGAGCGCTCCGACGGCGTTCCCATGAGACGGAAGATCTTCTGCAACTGGTCCTCATTGGTGGTGCCTGGGAACAGTGGACGGCCAGTGTACAATTCCGCCATGATACATCCAGCAGACCAAATATCAATACTTGTGTTATACGTCCTGCTGCCGAGGAGGACATCGGGGGCGCGGTACCATAGCGTCACTACCTCGTTCGAAAATGTATTGACGGGTATGCCAAAAGCCCGGGCAAGACCGAAGTCTCCTAGTTTGAGTTGCCCCTTTTTGTTAATCAAGAGATTCTGGGGCTTCAAGTCACGGTGGAGGACTCGGTTCTCGTGACAAAACGCGATGCCCTTGAGGAGCTGGTGCATGAATGACTTGATCGTCGCCTGGTCTAATTGTCCCCGTTCGCCTCGAGTGTCCATGTACTTCTTCAGATCCTTGTCCATATACTCAAAAACGAGCATCAGCTTGTTTTCGGTATGGATGACGTCGTAAAGCGAAACAATACTCTCATGCTTAAGCTCCTTCATCAATGAGATCTCTCGAATGGCCGTCGATGGTGTCCCCTCCTCGGAATCAAGATGAATCTCCTTCAAAGCTACTAGCTCGCCAGTCTGGCGATTCCGGCCCTTGAATACCTGCGACCGTCTGTATGAGCAAAAGCACGAAACTTGATACCGGGCGATACGGTTGCGGAGAAAAGATCAGAGTGGTGTAACGCCGGGGTCAACGTACAGTGGCATACGTTCCTTCTCCTAGCTAGAGGCAGATTAGTCACACAGTTCCTTCCACGGCGTATTGTATAtatgaagaatgaaagaagcGCACACCTTTTCCAGCTGTTGAAAAGAGCTAGGCTGCTGCGCTTTGTCCATCGTCGGCGACGCGGCAGGGTGCGAAGTTGGGGATTTCGGCGGCGGGGGTCTCGAGCGTTGTtggttgaaaagaaaagattgcGGAGACACAAGCGTCGATACAATGTCCAGATAAGTAGATGTagggtggtggtg
The sequence above is a segment of the Aspergillus flavus chromosome 4, complete sequence genome. Coding sequences within it:
- a CDS encoding Nnf1-domain-containing protein; the protein is MSLSEQQLYAISATERVCSAISLTGTAIIVISFLGSSAFRKPINRLVFYASWGNLMTNIATVISQSGIHMGLNSPLCQFQAFLIQWFMPADALWTFAMACNVYLTFFYKYNSEQLRRLEWKYVLFCYGLPFIPSLAYFFIKTKARGKVYGYAVLWCWVSQTWDWLRIAVFYGPVWFFIALTLAIYIRTGSVIWERRRQLRQLGNLDSMRDTQRPLEPTHTRPTTEIRVTSEITRSQQGSCPTAEELCNPVSPFYNPYSVTIEGGFMSRQSSGLPLKAIKHSHSESWSRRRAMSDTSTAAWAYTKYAMLFFVALIVTWVPSTVNRAYSLAYPNSHNFALNYTMAEDNSNNLNPSRQDASPSPPPPAPVPLTPGPRATVLQKTFNQALLRTLRANSYANFSGCFPTPAKHVPASLESVWRQLNAKLEESARAEFEDIIHERDAIRQLNELDRLMGEARHRRDRGQGQGDVAPHTLTPEELYRARLAPHLQEAQTALNENIESTQNQNVALSQRVQSQRSEIEDLLSSLESVVADLEGAATAATQFSAENNLRKEALQMEEEVKARSDI
- the phoA gene encoding cyclin-dependent protein kinase PhoA, which encodes MDNHSSLRIQRNPHPQQQQHHHPTSTYLDIVSTLVSPQSFLFNQQRSRPPPPKSPTSHPAASPTMDKAQQPSSFQQLEKLGEGTYATVFKGRNRQTGELVALKEIHLDSEEGTPSTAIREISLMKELKHESIVSLYDVIHTENKLMLVFEYMDKDLKKYMDTRGERGQLDQATIKSFMHQLLKGIAFCHENRVLHRDLKPQNLLINKKGQLKLGDFGLARAFGIPVNTFSNEVVTLWYRAPDVLLGSRTYNTSIDIWSAGCIMAELYTGRPLFPGTTNEDQLQKIFRLMGTPSERSWPGISQLPEYKPNFHVYATQDLGLILPQIDPLGLDLLNRMLQLRPEMRVSAHDALQHPWFHDLPQMQAQLLQQQQQQQQQQQMSGYGGMVTSQQAYQ